A genomic stretch from Synergistaceae bacterium includes:
- a CDS encoding indolepyruvate ferredoxin oxidoreductase: MQYIIVGIGGQGILFSGRVLGAVALAKEQRVTGSEVHGMAQRGGSVISHFKTGDFISPLVRAGEADVLLAFDQNEGIRNLHFLREGGAFVVNVHDKAAFENEKLKEFLEQRRISLFPLEGYSILKEHMGGNFLFLNVLLMGAMSAAGIGAPSFEDTEAAVKSLSPAKFEDANMKVLRLGYEAVAK; the protein is encoded by the coding sequence ATGCAGTACATCATAGTGGGTATAGGCGGCCAGGGGATACTCTTCTCCGGAAGGGTGCTGGGCGCGGTGGCGCTTGCGAAGGAACAGCGCGTCACGGGCAGCGAGGTCCACGGGATGGCCCAGAGGGGCGGCTCCGTGATAAGCCACTTCAAGACCGGCGACTTCATCAGCCCGCTGGTGAGGGCCGGGGAGGCCGACGTGCTCCTCGCCTTTGACCAGAACGAGGGGATCCGCAACCTTCACTTCCTGAGAGAGGGCGGTGCCTTCGTGGTCAATGTGCACGACAAGGCCGCGTTCGAGAACGAGAAGCTTAAGGAGTTCCTCGAGCAGCGACGGATCTCCCTCTTCCCGCTGGAGGGATACAGCATCCTCAAGGAGCACATGGGGGGTAACTTCCTCTTCTTGAACGTGCTCCTGATGGGGGCCATGAGCGCTGCCGGGATCGGTGCACCGTCGTTCGAGGATACCGAAGCCGCGGTGAAGTCCCTGTCGCCCGCCAAGTTCGAGGATGCCAATATGAAGGTCCTCAGACTTGGCTACGAGGCAGTGGCGAAGTAG
- the lepB gene encoding signal peptidase I, with protein MAAAKPWWRETIETIIWALVLALILRTFVVQAFWIPSGSMIPTLEVGDRVLVAKFWYHLQNPERGQLFVFKYPVDPKRDFVKRIIGLPGEMLEVRNGVVYIDGQPIQEEYVKNHDHFSLAVGPVFREVPVRIPDDSYFAMGDNRPNSQDSRFWGFVPKQNIRGPVFFRYWPLNRIGLVD; from the coding sequence ATGGCGGCGGCAAAACCTTGGTGGCGCGAGACCATCGAGACTATCATCTGGGCCCTGGTCCTTGCCCTGATCCTGCGCACGTTCGTGGTGCAGGCCTTCTGGATCCCCAGCGGATCAATGATACCGACACTGGAGGTCGGCGACAGGGTACTGGTGGCGAAGTTCTGGTACCATCTGCAGAATCCGGAGAGGGGACAGCTCTTCGTCTTCAAATACCCGGTCGACCCGAAGCGCGACTTCGTAAAGCGGATAATCGGTCTTCCGGGCGAGATGCTGGAGGTGCGCAACGGCGTTGTATATATCGATGGGCAGCCGATACAGGAGGAATATGTCAAGAACCACGACCACTTCTCGCTCGCCGTCGGGCCTGTCTTTCGCGAGGTCCCGGTAAGGATACCCGACGACTCCTACTTCGCTATGGGGGACAATAGGCCGAACTCGCAGGACAGCCGTTTTTGGGGCTTCGTCCCGAAGCAGAACATTCGAGGCCCGGTCTTCTTCCGCTACTGGCCGCTGAACAGGATCGGGTTGGTGGACTGA